The Bactrocera dorsalis isolate Fly_Bdor chromosome 2, ASM2337382v1, whole genome shotgun sequence region atagtctaaaggcgttaaatcgcatgatcttggtggccaacttacgggtccatttcttgagatgaattgttgtccgaagttttcactcaaaatggccatagaatcgcgagctgtgtggcatgtagcgccatcttgttgaaaccacatgtcaaccaagttcagttcttccatttttggcaaccaaaagtttgttagcatcgaacgatagcgatcgccattcaccgtaacgttgcgtccaacagcatctttgaaaaaatacggtccaatgattcaaccagcgtacaaaccacaccaaacagtgcatttttcgggatgcatgggcagttcttgaacggcttctggttgctcttcaccccaaatgcggcaattttgcttatttacgtagccattcaaccagaaatgagcctcatcgctgaacaaaacacgcgcgcgaaacacatttcgaaccgaacactgattttggtaataaaattcaatgatttgcaagcgttgctcgttagtaagtctattcatgatgaaatgtcaaagcatactgagcatctttctctttgacaccatgtctgaaatcccacgtgatctgtcaaatactaatgcatgaaaatcctaacctcaaaaaaatcacccgttatttaaacGCAAAtcgaaatgaataaaatatagcGATTATAATGCCTATTATTAGTAGCGTGATGAATAACGCTTTAGGTGATATCGCCGGTAAGACGGATATGGTACTCTTTACAAGGAGGTACAAAATCTCGATATGAAAACCCTTAAGGCTCTAAACTGTTGAGTTAACAATTAGGGTGCGTACCAAGTATCTTGGAGTAATTTTGGATAGCAAACTGATTTAGAAACAAAATATGAAGAATAGAGTGAAAAAGGGGACTTTTATCCTGGCCTCATGCATTGGTGTTACACAGCGGAAATCAAGCCAATTGCTGTCAATTGCTTTACGATGCTTTGGTGTGGTAAACCGCTATCTGTAAAATCTCATACATAAAACCTTTGGAGGGGATACAGCGACTTGCTGTTCTCTGCATAATGGGGGCTATAAGTACCACAGCAACGTTTTCCCTAAAAAGTAACTCATCCCATCGACATTGAAGTGGAAAGCTCTGCAGTAAAATCAGTTGCAAAATTGATTGTTATGTGAATTCTCCATATGAATTTTTGGGACTTGCTCAATATGAAGGATTTGATGGATAAAATAGAACATATGTATACTCTCACGCTATATTTGGAAAAGGCAACTATTGACATCACATGCGAACCGGATCAGCGTAATTAATTACATTATAGGCAGAAAGTGCAGGGAAGTAGGCATGAGAGAGACGCTGGCTATGCTTCTGTCTAGCATTATCTGGAACTCGTATTAGATATCGACAATTTTTGGTAGTTTATCTTAGTAGTTTTTTTGGTATTGGTAATGAGCTAAAGTATTCACAcctgttaaaataataaataatatagctCTGACTTATAACTTcgtccaaaaataaatttttatagtataaTTAATCAATGGTGATTGGCGGCTTTTAATGAAACTCGACATAACGTTAATAAAACCAGacgtttgtatatacatatataaaattagttttatttaaaaaaaaatctgtaatcTGTTTTTCTTATCATCTATGCGTATTTTATCATAGtttaacattttatatatatacatatatattacatatataaatacatacatgcaaaaaaatgcatattagccatataagtaaaatattttgcaagtaCATATCTCCTTACATATCCATGCATTTAAGTACATCAGCGTCTACACGGCATGTTagcataaatattaattaccGAAGAGAGGTCTTTAATGACTGATTCACATGCATCTTTTGCCTCGCTTTGCTTCAGATTATTGCTCTGACAGAGAAATTCGATGTTTGCTTTTGCATAAATGGCGAAAAATTTACATCTTTTTATGCTTtgatataaatacacacatatgtatgtatgtatgtacttatgtgaaATTAGTTTACCAAATCTGTTAAgatgaaaataaatatcaatgCACGCAATAATAGATATCTGAGAGTAGCAGGGAAAGCAAAGCGTTCATTATGACATGTCCTTCTATGTTTACTTCGCAAAGCGAAAGCAAGGAAAGTTTTATGTAAATCAGCCATAAGAATGATGTTCTTTGTATCTTTTTGATTCCAACAATTtacgaatttattatttttgtatcacaaaccattcaattcaattttaaaataacttaagtTATGTATTAAGGTTGTGGTTAAGATGCGATCTAAATAGTGTACGACATCATACTTCCGAAACGGCTAATGGATCCTTTTCTTTTTCACATATGACTACATGTGATGACGCTTTGGTAGAGCGTCGTGATACGGCGAGCGAAGTAGTCAACGTTCGCACTGAATCGCAGCTATAGTGAAGTCGACGGCTCACGGTGCTGCAGCGACTTTGTGTTAAAGTACTATTTAAATAAGAACGGCAACAGCATTTGAACCACTTGAAAGGGGGAAAACGGCTGGGACagtaacaaaaaccaaaaaagtgtGTGTTAATGAAACTGAAgctattataatttttagatCACTAATGAGTCACTAACCTGAGTGTGCGAAATACTTGCGATGAAAAGACGCAGTAAATGAGTGGGTTCGCTGCAGAATTTAATGGTGCTAAACTCTGTATAAACGTTGCTATAGCAATATTGGTTTGCGTTTTCGGAATACGTCCAAATACTTGCAGTAAGTCGAAGACAATGTATGGAGACCAACACAGTATAAATACGATGACAATAACAAATGTCATTTTGACGGTTTTTACTTTGGCTCGAGGTATTATTCCGCGAGAGCTGGCTCTTCTACTAGTTACATTGTTATTACAACGTTCTGAAATCGCAAATGTTAATTCatgatttatataattatatgcataCTTTACCTCCGGATGTGAATATGGAGCCTTTCGCCCAAATTGTTTTGACGATAATCGCATAACAAGCTGAGATGATAAGCGCGGGAAGTATGAATAGTGTTGTCGCCACTAGGCACATATATGTTTGCCATGCTTCCGGCGAACCAAGTTCTATCCAACATTGCATCTGGCCCTGGATTAGCTTTTCTTCGTAAAGAAACAAAATGGGTAACGAGAAAATAACTGATACTACCCATGCTGCTGTAACAAGATGCTTTGCCCTTCGCCCTTTACGAGAAGTTAATGTAAATCAAAGCGCATCTActgtacaaataaatttatcaattgTTTATAAATAGGTAAGACTCACATGATTTCGAGAAGTTCATTGGGTGAGTTATGGCGTCATAGCGATCGATACTCATAGCTACTAGCACATACGTAGAGGAATATGTTACGCAAACTTGGGAAAAGCGTATGAGCTTACAAGCAATATTACCGGCCCTCCATGAAATTGTTATTCGCCATATTATGTCGGTAAGCACATGAAGCAAACCGACAGAAAGAtcttatgaaattatatataattgtatgtaaaaataatgaaagttaaTAGTTATAGTGAAAAATCTATATTTACTtgatataatacgagtatatcaaaGACATTCTTACCTGCGACTGCCAGCTGCCTAATAAAGTAATTCATTcttgattttcgatttttatttacaaacagAACAAAAAGCACCGTAGAGTTACCGAGCACAATAACAGTGAAGAGTATCCACAGGACTGCGAACTGTTCCATCTGAAAGAtaacaaatttgaatattattaataaacaatgagaaaaaaaattaatttgacgAAAGCATAGCAAAATTTTCAGAAACGTCTTCGTTTCTGCCACGGTGAACAAACATTAGGACATTGACTACATTTCTGCAGAAAATTTGCTTAAACTTGAAAGGATGACTTTGTATCTCGtctttgaaattgaaataatcgaatttaaatgTTGTACTGTTGTCCGGCAAGTAATAGgattgattttcttccgccgtgactgtacttcggaacgtgcgcgcaccgactggattcagtAGAAGACATTCCtcgctaacgaacgagcggctggtcaatTTTCa contains the following coding sequences:
- the LOC105229500 gene encoding cardioacceleratory peptide receptor isoform X1, whose protein sequence is MGGINVRLYTVEPPVVLAYEHTIPQHFIPDNSATTNSNVSAAVIAAIDSPNSTANDFNYVEVSNSNTPATSTIVSLSNFTYSHFIAAVSHAVLTSTPPTTTLSMASFDLHPVLIEQDISSSFNGGNKISEDVVGNNLGPSTETTESVGNDKLNSFYFYEMEQFAVLWILFTVIVLGNSTVLFVLFVNKNRKSRMNYFIRQLAVADLSVGLLHVLTDIIWRITISWRAGNIACKLIRFSQVCVTYSSTYVLVAMSIDRYDAITHPMNFSKSWRRAKHLVTAAWVVSVIFSLPILFLYEEKLIQGQMQCWIELGSPEAWQTYMCLVATTLFILPALIISACYAIIVKTIWAKGSIFTSGERCNNNVTSRRASSRGIIPRAKVKTVKMTFVIVIVFILCWSPYIVFDLLQVFGRIPKTQTNIAIATFIQSLAPLNSAANPLIYCVFSSQVFRTLSRFPPFKWFKCCCRSYLNSTLTQSRCSTVSRRLHYSCDSVRTLTTSLAVSRRSTKASSHVVICEKEKDPLAVSEV
- the LOC105229500 gene encoding cardioacceleratory peptide receptor isoform X2, which gives rise to MASFDLHPVLIEQDISSSFNGGNKISEDVVGNNLGPSTETTESVGNDKLNSFYFYEMEQFAVLWILFTVIVLGNSTVLFVLFVNKNRKSRMNYFIRQLAVADLSVGLLHVLTDIIWRITISWRAGNIACKLIRFSQVCVTYSSTYVLVAMSIDRYDAITHPMNFSKSWRRAKHLVTAAWVVSVIFSLPILFLYEEKLIQGQMQCWIELGSPEAWQTYMCLVATTLFILPALIISACYAIIVKTIWAKGSIFTSGERCNNNVTSRRASSRGIIPRAKVKTVKMTFVIVIVFILCWSPYIVFDLLQVFGRIPKTQTNIAIATFIQSLAPLNSAANPLIYCVFSSQVFRTLSRFPPFKWFKCCCRSYLNSTLTQSRCSTVSRRLHYSCDSVRTLTTSLAVSRRSTKASSHVVICEKEKDPLAVSEV